A section of the Engystomops pustulosus chromosome 3, aEngPut4.maternal, whole genome shotgun sequence genome encodes:
- the LOC140120511 gene encoding trace amine-associated receptor 1-like codes for MQLQYCFETMNKSCEKNNWSNTIRIPMYVFMASTILATMVGNLAVIISIAHFKQLHTPTNYLILSMATVDFLLGCLVMPYSMVRSVENCWYFGEIFCKIHTGTDIMLSTASIFHLSFISVDRYYAVCDPLRYKERINLYTVLTMIIASWVLPAIFAFGMIFLELNIKGSEEYFYNEVSCVGGCFVFFSETSGIVASMLSFFVPGFVMICIYGKIYIIARRQARSIKDSANQIQIHIDLDGNQQVYRSRERKAAKTLGTIMGVFLICWSPFFFSTATGPFVNYVIPPIVIDAFVWVGYLNSTFNPMVYAFFYMWFRRALKMILFGKVFKFDSSRTILYYE; via the coding sequence ATGCAGCTTCAGTACTGCTTTGAGACTATGAACAAGTCATGTGAAAAGAATAATTGGTCAAACACCATCAGAATTCCTATGTATGTGTTCATGGCAAGCACTATTTTGGCCACGATGGTTGGAAATCTTGCTGTGATCATCTCAATAGCTCATTTCAAGCAGCTTCACACACCAACAAATTACCTGATCCTTTCCATGGCCACTGTGGACTTTCTTTTGGGATGTCTCGTTATGCCATATAGTATGGTGAGATCAGTGGAAAACTGTTGGTACTTTGGAGAAATCTTTTGTAAAATCCATACAGGAACAGATATAATGCTAAGTACAGCTTCCATATTCCACCTCTCATTCATCTCCGTGGATAGATATTACGCAGTATGTGATCCATTGAGATATAAGGAGAGAATAAACCTTTATACAGTTTTAACAATGATCATTGCCAGTTGGGTACTTCCTGCTATTTTTGCCTTTGGCATGATCTTTCTTGAGCTAAATATAAAGGGCTCTGAAGAATATTTCTACAatgaggtcagttgtgttggAGGGTGCTTTGTGTTTTTCAGTGAAACTTCAGGGATAGTGGCCTCCATGCTGTCCTTCTTTGTTCCTGGATTTGTTATGATCTGTATTTATGGAAAAATATACATAATTGCCAGAAGACAAGCAAGATCAATTAAGGACTCTGCCAATCAGATCCAAATCCACATTGATCTTGATGGAAATCAACAAGTATACCGAAGCAGAGAGAGGAAAGCTGCTAAAACCCTGGGAACAATTATGGGAGTGTTTCTTATTTGCTGGTCTCCTTTCTTCTTCTCCACAGCTACTGGACCATTTGTGAACTATGTTATTCCACCCATTGTAATTGATGCATTTGTATGGGTTGGATATTTAAATTCTACTTTCAATCCAATGGTCTATGCTTTCTTCTACATGTGGTTCCGAAGAGCACTAAAAATGATTTTGTTTGGAAAAGTTTTTAAGTTTGATTCTTCTAGAACGATTTTATATTATGAATAA